GGCCAGCCCCAGGAAGGTCCCGAGGAGGGTCCGCAGCGGAGAGAGCATCACGGTCGTCGACGCGAGAAGGCCCCGGTCGAAGGCCCTGACCATGACGACGCCATTGAGAAGCGAGAGCAGCATTCCGCTGCACGCGCAAATCAATAGATACAGCCAATAGCCATCAGTCACGCCGGTCCAGTCGCTCTCGAACGTCCACGCACCCAGTCCGAGGAAGACGAAGGCGGGGATGCCGGAAATAGTGGTGATCTTCCCGCGGACATCCTTGCCGAACACTTCCATTTTCCTGCTGTAGTAGGCGTGCGTGGCCGCGGTGATGAACAGCGTCCCCAGTCCCAGGCCCCAATCCGGAACGAGCCGGCCCAGGACGTGGAGCTGCGGTATGGCATCGGTGAACGCGCTCCCGCCGGCGTCCGGAGACTTGCCGGCGGTGTCGGCCGCGAGGACCCAGATGCCGAGGCCCGCCAGGATCGGCCACATGGCGGTCGAGTACCTCCCGTTCCTGGCGTCCCGCACGATCCTGGGACCGACCAGGAAGATGGCGCTGACCAGGAACGAGAGCGGCTGCAGGAGCTGCAGTTGAACCCACCGCAGGCCGTACTGGAAGGCCGCGTTGTTCACCCCCATGCCGATGCCCAGGAGGAGGGCCGGCATCCATACGGCCCAGCGGCTTCGCAGCGACGGTCTGAAGTACAGCCACATGACCGGCATTCCGAAGAACACCGAGACGCAGGCCGCCGTCATGGGCCCCACGTTCGCGGTCGCGCCCGTGAGGGACAGGACGAAGCCGTTGGCGACGCCCGCCGCGTTCGCAATCATGACCATCGCGAGAACCCATTTGTCCGCAGCGCGCAGATCGCCTGACAGCGTCCCCAGATACCTGCGGACGCCTGCGAGGAACTCTCGCGGGCGCCACTTTCTTCCTTTCATCGGAACCCCTTTGTTTGTTGGGGCGCACAAAGGGATTCCGGTGGCATCGCCCCGGCCCTCTCTGCGCCCGCTTTCACGGACGACCGAAGAGCCAGGACGGCTTTTCAGTTATAGGTTGCGCCGCAATGTTACCAGAACGGCGGTAGGGAATATGGGCACCCTAATCATCGAGGAGCCGTGAGAGCCGATGTCCGGCGGGCAATGGCGTCGGCCCTGAAGGGCGGTTCGCCTTCGCGCGGTGCGGAATCTTCGGACCGCCGCAGCCGCGGAGCGGCTTCCCGGCGTTGCGGCCGTGAGCGCAGCGTGGGCCGCGGTGAAGGAGCTCCGCCGGGCCGCCCGGCTGCCGGCTCGCGGGTGATCACGCGTGTCCGGTCGTGCGCGGAAGGTATCGATCCGGATTTCGGGAGTTCGTATGCGCGGCGGCTGTCGATTCGGCCGCCGGCCGTTCGGCGGAAAGCTGTGAAGCACCGGAAACGCGGTGCTCGACTTACGTGCAGGGAGCCCGCGATGACCGCCGGACCGGCCAGCGACCACTCGGAGACCGCCGCCGCCCAGGTTCCGTTCCGCGCGTTGCCGCGGACGGGCCTGCGCTCCCCTCCGGGTCAGGCCAGGGACGAGCTGAGGGCTTTGAGGCCTTCGACCACCTCGGAGGCGGTCGGAGCGTGCTCCGGATCGGTCATCCACTGCGCCATCAACCCGGTGATCAGCGCCAGCTGGACCGAGCCGATGGTGCGGGCCGCCCGCTCGGTCACGGCCTCCTCGGATGTTCCGGTGGCCATGGCGGCCATCCCGCGGCGCCCTTCGCGCTGGCTGGCCGCGATCTGCGCGCGCAGCTCGGGCACGCGCTGGGACTGCACGAAGGCCTCGAAGCTGGCGAGTGCGGTGCGGTCGTGATCGTTCAGGGAGTCGATGATCCGCTGCCAGAATCCCGTGTGGCCGTCCTGATCCGCGGGCTCGCCGTCGGCCAGGACCTGCCCGAAGGTCGCGGACCAGTTCTCGATGGCCCGGACGAGCGCCAGGTTGAGCAGCTTCTCGGTCGACCCGTAGTGGTAGCCCACCGCGGCCATGCTGACGCCCGCGACGCCCGCGATGTCACGCAGCGTCGTCTTGGCGTAGCCCTTCTCCTGGATGCATCGAACCGCCGCTTCCAAGAGGTCCTCCCGGTTTCCCATCCGCGCAGCATAGCACCTGCCTGAGGCGTTCGACTTAGGCGGATGCCTTGCGCATCTGCCCAAAACATGTCTATGGTCCGAGGAACACCCCCCCGAAACGAGGACGAAGATGCCCACTGACGCGCTACGGCTGAACGCCGTTCGCAAGATCTACGGAACCGGGCCTGCCGCCGTGACCGCCCTTGACGGGCTGTCCCTGACGCTGCCCGCCGGTACCTTCACCGCTGTCATGGGCCCGTCCGGCTCGGGCAAGAGCACCCTGCTGCAGTGCGCGGCCGGGCTGGACGTCCCGACCGCAGGCAGCGTCGTCGTCGGCGGTGTGGAGATGTCCGGGCGCAGGGAGGCCGAACTCACCCGCCTGCGCCGCGAGCAGATCGGTTTCGTGTTCCAGCACTTCAACCTGCTACCCACACTGACCGCGCTGCAGAACGTGACCCTTCCGCTGCGCCTGGCCGGCAAGCGGGCCGACCTGGCCGCCGCCGCGGCGGTGCTGGCCCAGGTTGGGCTGGACGGTCGACAGGGGCATCGTCCAGCCCAGCTTTCGGGCGGCCAGCAGCAGCGGGTCGCGATCGCCCGGGCACTGGTCACCGGTCCCAGCGTCATCTTCGCCGACGAGCCGACGGGCGCGCTGGACACCCGCAGCGCCCGCGAGGTGCTGCGGCTGCTGGCCGGCACCGTGTCGGAGCAGGGGCGGACGGTGGTGATGGTCACCCATGACCCGGTCGCCGCCTCCTACGCCGGATCGGTGCTCTTCCTGGCCGACGGCAGGATCGTCGGACACCTGACCGGCCCGACCCCCGACGCGGTGGCCGAACGCATGACCCACCTGGGCGAACTCGCCGAGCGGCAGCGCGCCGCCCAGGCCGGCCCGATCTCGGAAGCGGTCTGACCCATGCTCACACTCGCCCTGAACACCCTTCGGCGCCGTACCGGCGGTTTCGCCGCCAGCTTCCTGGCGATGTTCTGCGGCGCCATGATCCTCATGGCCTTCGGCTCCCTGCTGGACACCGCCGGCACCAAGGGCGTGGATCCCGACAGCGAGAGCGCCCTCAATGTCCTGGGCCTTGTGGTGGGCGGCTGGGGGCTGCTGCTGGTGACGTTCGCGGTCACCTCCACCCTCACCCTGTCGGTACGGCAACGCGCCGCGGAGATGGCACTGCTGAAGAACATCGGCGCGACGCCGGGCCAGATCACCCTGATGATCACTGGGGAGGCTCTGATCCTGGCCGTGGCGGCGGTGTCCCTGGCGATCGTCCCCGCCGCGTACACCGGCGGGTGGCTGCTGGACCGGCTGACCGCCAATGGTCAGGTCGCCACGAGCATCACCCATCATTTCGGCGGGTTCGCCCTCCACCTCGGCTACGGGGTCACGCTCGTCGCGGCCGCCGCCGCCGCGCTCACCGCCGCCCGGCGCACGGCCCGGATGAGCGCCAGCGCGTCCCTCCTGGACGCCGCCGGCGGCGACGCGCGGATGAGCCGCAAACGGGTGGCCGCCGCCGCGGTGTTCCTGTTCCTCGGCACCGACCTGGGCGTCATCACCGCGACCGCGATGCGCGGCAAGGACGACTTCGAGCCGATGGCCA
The sequence above is a segment of the Actinomadura coerulea genome. Coding sequences within it:
- a CDS encoding ABC transporter ATP-binding protein; protein product: MPTDALRLNAVRKIYGTGPAAVTALDGLSLTLPAGTFTAVMGPSGSGKSTLLQCAAGLDVPTAGSVVVGGVEMSGRREAELTRLRREQIGFVFQHFNLLPTLTALQNVTLPLRLAGKRADLAAAAAVLAQVGLDGRQGHRPAQLSGGQQQRVAIARALVTGPSVIFADEPTGALDTRSAREVLRLLAGTVSEQGRTVVMVTHDPVAASYAGSVLFLADGRIVGHLTGPTPDAVAERMTHLGELAERQRAAQAGPISEAV
- a CDS encoding FtsX-like permease family protein, with product MLTLALNTLRRRTGGFAASFLAMFCGAMILMAFGSLLDTAGTKGVDPDSESALNVLGLVVGGWGLLLVTFAVTSTLTLSVRQRAAEMALLKNIGATPGQITLMITGEALILAVAAVSLAIVPAAYTGGWLLDRLTANGQVATSITHHFGGFALHLGYGVTLVAAAAAALTAARRTARMSASASLLDAAGGDARMSRKRVAAAAVFLFLGTDLGVITATAMRGKDDFEPMATAGPAAIWFSIGLALLAPALLRRVTAWLEGPLRRRGAAGQLAALNLAQRTGPMSTAVMPIILFTGIATGTLYMQATDNAVNAARGINETAAYRNAETTNMIVIGMILLFAAIMVVNSLVATTVSRRREFGRQRLIGATPRQVLHMVAGEGAVLAATGVLFGTLSSLVTIIPFSITRSGSPIPDGGILLYLAVAAIAAALTLATSLAAAHRTLRTPAIDAAAT
- a CDS encoding TetR/AcrR family transcriptional regulator gives rise to the protein MGNREDLLEAAVRCIQEKGYAKTTLRDIAGVAGVSMAAVGYHYGSTEKLLNLALVRAIENWSATFGQVLADGEPADQDGHTGFWQRIIDSLNDHDRTALASFEAFVQSQRVPELRAQIAASQREGRRGMAAMATGTSEEAVTERAARTIGSVQLALITGLMAQWMTDPEHAPTASEVVEGLKALSSSLA